One segment of Haliotis asinina isolate JCU_RB_2024 chromosome 12, JCU_Hal_asi_v2, whole genome shotgun sequence DNA contains the following:
- the LOC137258237 gene encoding riboflavin transporter 2-like, whose protein sequence is MAQICCIYNNVNVCVYILVILFGIASWIDVNGLWVELPILVQKLPEGWDLPSYMVIIVQLANIGPLIYTLSKLKWSHKLNEVPVIYLIIGIGGISCLLLAFFWDKTSYVAGAMHSTALLILNFFLALVDCTSSVVFLPYMAHFKPEYIPAFFIGEGFSGLLPGLVALGQGAGQTTCVNQTVSQNVTINGTSINETSFVIIPQYQTPKFSIEVFFFLLFGMLVACGAAFTMLHYCEFAKLEQLKATKDEADESTEITAQTDLASSYELSGSSANPADDNFLDAADNIHSRTHLLTARKRAEIAIEKDMTLEVTRHQTCMTKTTFFSFLFITAWVNGLANGVLPSIQSYSALPFGNTVYHLAVTLSSIANPLSCLFAFFLPMSTNIAIMVLTLLGTGFAGYCIGLAAMSPDPLLVGHLSGEILVVAAWFFVTFVLTYTKVSIASLLRVEGKRALLWCGAMTQVGSAIGALTMFLLVNLFKIFKQGSPCR, encoded by the exons ATGGCCCAGATCTGCTGCATCTACAACAATGTGAACGTGTGTGTCTATATATTAGTGATTCTGTTTGGAATAGCATCATGGATTGATGTAAATGGCCTGTGGGTGGAGCTTCCGATTCTTGTCCAGAAACTGCCGGAAGGATGGGATCTTCCCTCCTATATGGTGATTATTGTCCAGCTGGCCAACATAGGACCGCTCATCTACACGTTGTCAAAGTTAAAATGGTCACACAAGCTGAATGAAGTCCCTGTTATATATTTAATAATTGGTATTGGAGGGATTTCATGCTTGCTGTTGGCGTTCTTCTGGGACAAGACATCCTATGTCGCTGGAGCCATGCACAGTACCGCTCTCCTCATCCTCAATTTTTTCCTTGCCCTGGTGGACTGTACATCCTCGGTAGTGTTCCTACCATACATGGCTCATTTCAAGCCAGAATACATCCCTGCATTCTTCATTGGGGAGGGATTTAGTGGCCTCTTGCCAGGCCTTGTAGCACTTGGTCAGGGTGCAGGTCAGACTACATGTGTGAATCAGACAGTGTCCCAAAATGTCACCATCAATGGAACATCCATAAACGAAACTTCCTTTGTAATCATTCCCCAGTATCAAACGCCAAAGTTTTCGATCGAAGTGTTTTTCTTCCTGCTGTTTGGAATGTTGGTAGCTTGTGGAGCTGCCTTTACCATGTTGCATTACTGTGAGTTTGCAAAGCTAGAACAGCTCAAGGCAACGAAGGATGAAGCTGATGAGTCAACTGAAATCACAGCTCAGACAGACCTCGCATCCAGCTATGAACTCAGTGGTTCTTCAGCTAATCCTGCAGATGACAACTTCCTTGATGCAGCTGACAACATTCATTCCAGGACACATTTACTTACGGCGAGGAAACGGGCAGAAATTGCAATAGAGAAAGACATGACCCTGGAGGTGACCCGTCATCAGACATGTATGACAAAGACAACCTTCTTCTCCTTCCTGTTTATTACCGCGTGGGTAAATGGACTTGCAAATGGAGTGTTGCCATCTATACAGTCGTACTCTGCCTTACCTTTCGGCAACACCGTGTACCACCTGGCTGTCACGCTAAGTAGCATCGCTAATCCCCTGTCTTGCCTTTTTGCCTTCTTCCTGCCCATGTCCACCAACATTGCTATCATGGTACTGACTCTGCTAGGAACAGGGTTTGCTGGATACTGCATCGGTCTTGCTGCGATGAGTCCTGACCCGCTTCTTGTTGGACATCTATCTGGAGAGATTCTCGTG GTTGCAGCTTGGTTCTTTGTCACTTTCGTGTTGACGTACACCAAGGTGAGCATTGCATCACTTCTGCGTGTTGAGGGGAAACGTGCGCTGTTGTGGTGTGGAGCGATGACGCAGGTCGGGTCAGCTATTGGGGCTCTAACCATGTTCCTCCTTGTCAACctgttcaaaatattcaaacaagGCTCACCCTGTCGTTAG